A genomic segment from Deltaproteobacteria bacterium encodes:
- a CDS encoding lamin tail domain-containing protein — MSERDARRAVGMAPGSAPPAARQIGRRVLQVAAVLAAACDPAAGPPDAGGPDAGAVAQGSPATSDVAINEVSPAGDWVELVNRTGAPIALDGMFVTDKADRLDHYQPLAGTLAPGGVAAIDAVAFGLGDADEVHLIAPDGLVVDGLAYLWLDGSPGESLARRPHADGPFYRAVASRGEVNP; from the coding sequence GTGTCCGAGCGAGACGCCAGGCGCGCGGTGGGGATGGCGCCCGGGAGCGCGCCGCCGGCCGCGCGCCAAATCGGCCGCCGCGTGCTGCAGGTCGCGGCGGTGCTGGCCGCCGCCTGCGACCCGGCCGCCGGCCCTCCCGACGCCGGCGGTCCCGACGCCGGCGCGGTCGCCCAGGGGTCGCCGGCCACCTCCGACGTCGCGATCAACGAGGTGTCGCCGGCCGGCGACTGGGTGGAACTGGTCAACCGAACCGGCGCGCCGATCGCGCTCGACGGCATGTTCGTCACCGACAAGGCGGATCGGCTCGACCACTACCAGCCGCTCGCCGGCACGCTCGCACCGGGCGGCGTCGCGGCGATCGACGCCGTCGCGTTCGGCCTGGGCGACGCCGACGAGGTGCACCTGATCGCGCCCGACGGCCTCGTCGTCGACGGGCTCGCCTACCTGTGGCTCGACGGTTCGCCCGGCGAGTCGCTCGCACGCCGGCCGCACGCGGACGGCCCGTTCTACCGGGCGGTCGCCAGTCGGGGGGAGGTCAATCCGTGA